The Equus caballus isolate H_3958 breed thoroughbred chromosome 19, TB-T2T, whole genome shotgun sequence DNA window TCCGGGGCCGAGGACCTGGTGGAGCGGGGGTGAGGCCGGGGCCTCGGGCTCACGGAGACGGGCTGCGGACTTGAGGGGGCGCTGGTCGGGGGGACCCCAGGCCGCGGAGGCCGGCAGGAGGAAAGGGGCTCTCACTGCAGGCAGGAGGGCGCCGGCCGGGCGAGGGGCATCGGGGCAGGGCCGTGGGCCAGCAGCCGGCTCTGCCTGACCTCGGTTGGCGTCCCCGACTGTCTGGCAGATGGTGGAGTACAAACGGGCCACGCTGCGGGATGAAGACGCTCCCGAGACCCCCGTAGAGGGCGGGGCCTCCCCGGACGCCGTGGAGGTGGGCAAGGGGGTGCTCCCTTTCCCGCCAGGCCCGAGCCCTGCCATGACGCCTGGCACATCCAGGAGCTCTGGGCTGGCCTGGAAGCCCACCTGCCCCTACCTCCGCTCCATCTCTGGCCTCTGCGCTAGGACTATGGTGAGGCGATTTTAAGCCATGACGTTGCACAAAACAGGCTTGGGGGCTCAACTCAGCCTGCGTTATTGCCCCTGTGCCCAAAGTTAAGCCCATGAGCATCTTTGCTCCATGGCTTGGACACTGCCCGTGCCTTCCCCCTCTGGGAGGACTTCTGTGATCTTGGATCCCCACCTGCAGTTTGCTAGCTCGCTGTCACTCTGTGTCCCCCAGGTGGGATTCCGGAAGAGGACAAGATACTTCTTGAGCTCGCGCACCCAGCTGGAGCTGGTCTTGGCAGGTGTCTCTCTACTGCTGGCTGCACTGCTTCTGGGCTGCTTTGTGGCCCTGGGGGTCCAGTACCACAGAGGTAGGTGGGCCCACACCTGCCACCAGCCATCCTAGCTGTGGGGGCTCTGGAGGCTGAAGGGCCCCTAAGATTTTCTCTGCTTGGGGCTAGCCTTCCCcaacttttctctctcctcccaaccTTCTTGCTGTCATGGGCCCCCCAAAGTATTTGCCTCTCCCAGACTGACTGACAGGCCCCTACCCCCTGGCCGTGTCCCCTGCCGCAGACCCATCCCACAGCACCTGCCTCACAGAGGCCTGTATTCAAGTGGCTGGAAAAATCCTGGAGTCCCTGGACCGTGGGATGAGCCCCTGTGAGGACTTTTACCAGTTTTCCTGTGGAGGCTGGATTCGGAGGAACCCCCTGCCCGACGGGCGTTCTCGCTGGAACACCTTCAACAGCCTGTGGGACCAGAACCAGGCCATACTGAAGCACCTGCTTGGTGAGCGGGCCTGTTAGGGAGGTGTGCCGAGTGTGTGCCTCCTGCCCAGCACCAGGCTTGGCACTTAGTAGGTACTTGATAATGttcaggaatgaatgaataagtggatGACTGCAAACACTCCTGGGGTAGGGGATGCAGAGAGCAGGGGGCTCCTGAGAGGCGGAGATGGGTTTGAGGGGGGCAGACCTCTGAGTATAATGAAGGGACTTCTCTCTGCACTCTGGTGGGAGCACTGTTGAGGTGCACTGGGCACCAGGGGGTCTGTAGTCCTTAGAGATCTTTCAGGGTCTCCatgggcaggggagaggaagcCACGCTTTGCTGTTTCAGACAGTCTTCCTGAGTCTGAATCAGGACTGCCCCGTGAGAAGGCAAGGAGAGGGACCAAGCAAGGGCCCGGGACCCCTCTCAGCAGTTAGCACAGTTGCCATGTGGACCTGTGTTCTACCCTGCAGAAAACACCACCTTCAACTCCAGCAGTGAGGCTGAGCGGAAGACGCAGCGCTTCTACCTATCCTGCCTGCAGGTGGAGCGCATTGAGGAGCTGGGAGCCCAGCCGCTGCGAGACCTCATTGACAAGGTAGGGCCCCTGTTGGGCTTCGGGCAGGGGCAGCAGGACAGGCCCCAGAAAGCTTTGGGGACCCCTGTGCCATAGGTTCTGCTATGGTCTCTACTCAGATCGGTGGTTGGAACGTTACTGGGCCCTGGGACCAGGACAACTTCATGGAGGTGCTGAAGGCAGTAGCAGGGACCTACAGGGCTACCCCCTTTTTCACTGTCTACGTGAGCGCCGACTCTAAGAGTTCCAACAGCAATGTTATCCAGGtacagggctggggaagggtggggagggacTTAGGGACTGTTTGATGAGCCCAGACTCCCTTCCCCTGTGACAGGCAGGCTGGGTGCCCCCTCCTGCACAAGAGTCCAGATTTCTGGATGGTGGAGGCCTCACTCCCTTACTTTGCCATTGCAGGTGGACCAGTCTGGGCTCTTTCTACCCTCTCGAGATTACTACCTAAACAGGACTGCCAATGAGAAAGTAAGGAGCATCGTCAGAacacccaccccacccacctgTTGAGCTGGGCTGATCCCTATTAACTTTTGCCTTTGCTCAGGGTCAGAGTGGGGAAGGTGCGCCCATGCTGTCGCCTAGTGAGCCAACtaccatttcttctttctttctttttcccttccttccttccctcttttcactccctccctcccttcttttcttccttcctttccctttccttcccccccttccttcttcccttcttcccttctttccttcatcttaTTCTTCCAGGGAAACATTTTATAGGCACCTGCCGTGTGCCAGGTGTGGTAGGGGAATTCTGAGATGTACGTTTCAGAGCCATTGTCACAGGATGCTTTCAGGGTAGATGGGTTCATGGTCCTAGATAGCTGGGAAGAAGGCTCAAAGATGGTCCCTAGGTCTCAGGAGAGACTCAGGTAGCCGGAGAAGGTTTCCTAATGAGACTGCATTTGAGCCAGGCCCTGTAGAATCTCCAGGAGTGGGTGAGGGCAGAGAAGAGTTTAATCAAAAATGTTGAAGAAGGAAAGGCTAAGGCATGTTTGGACCAAGGGAAGGGGTCTAGTTTGGCAAAAGGTAGAGCTCAAAGCAGATGAGAGGCTGCAAAGGTGTGTAGAGACTAGTTATGGAGGGGACCTGGAATGCCACCCTGAGCAGTTTGTTGTATACACCTCAGAGAGCCATTGTCTgccccagagaggggagggagtgaCCCAGTGAGCAGTACTTTGGGGAGCCAGTTTGGCTGGGTGTGAAAAGTAGATGCAAGAGAGGGAGCCCGGAGGTCAGCTAAGAGTCTCTGCAGTACTCCAGGCTCTGGGTCTGTAAGGACCCaaatgggggaaggggagagggagtgtTAGGAAGGGGAGGACGCAAGAGACATAATCTAGTCCGAATCATGAATTATTGGTGACTGGATGttagaagagaggaagaggaggaggaggaggaagaggtaaATAGAGTGGAGACTGAAAGCCTGAATGATGGTAGAGTGGAGGGGTCCTTAGAGAATCAGGCATGTCTGGAGGAAGAACCAGCTTGGGATACatgggggaagaggagacagTATGAAGTCACAGGAAAAGGGCAGACTTAGGACTCAGACCTTGATTTCGGTCTCAGCTCTGCAGCTTGGTGCAAGTTGATTAAGCTTCCTGaggctgtttcttcatctgtaaaatggggagttTAGCATGTGCCTCATATGGTGCTTGGGGTGGAGGGGGATGCAAGTTTATGCTCCTGCATGTGGCAGACCCTCAGAGTGGGAGCCGCTCATTTTAGACATGTGAGTTTGAGGGACCTGGGCACCATCTGTATGGAGAGGTCGGCAGGCAGCTGTGAGAGCTGGGTAGAGTCCTGGAGAGAAGACGAGCCtggagggagctgagggcttGAGGGGCATCTCCTTAGAAACCTAGGTGAAGGCTTAGGAGAGATGAGAATGAGGGGAAGAATAGAGAAGGGAAAGACAGAGATGTTTTGTATTTTAAGGGCAGTGGGAGAAAgagagccagcaaaggagactgcTATGGAGAGGGACAACCAGGAGAGTCACTTGTCCTTTCATTCGCTCTCAAACACTTCCTGAGCATTCCTCAGGCAGACCTGCCTCTAGGCATGTGGTGAACAACACGTTGCCACTGCCCTCTAAGTGGGGGAGAAGATGTGAAATGGCTCGATGGAAAGTGATCCTGTGCACAGTCGCTGGGACTGTCATAGAGGAAAAGCATGGTGTTCTGAGAGTGAGCGTATCAGGGAATGGTGAGTCCTAGGGTGAGGGTAGGCTGCAGTGAAGGGAGAGCGTTCAGGCAAAGGGAAGACCTtatgcaaaggctctgaggtgggACCGAGTATGACCCATTGATGGAccagagagggaagcaggaggggagagtgggCCAAGTCCTTCTGGACAGGTGTGCAGACTCATATTATGCATGGACATTGTGGGTCAAGGTTccccaaagaaatagaaactcaaaAGTGGGGAGGAGTGTgaacagatgtgtggttttgacATCACCTgagtcagaggaggagagaattttGAGAATGCAGGAGAGAACTACATGGTCCAACACTTGGAAAGGGCAAGAGAAAGCCTTGATTTGGCCCTCACTGTGTGGCTGGTTGTCTTGGGCAGGAAGTCTCCTGTGCCAGCATTTAGGGGAAGCTGCAGAGCAAAAGGTTCTGATAGGATAAAAACTTAAGAGTAAAGCAGAGTTCAGGAAGGTCTCAAAGTAAGCCTTAAGCTGAAGGTAAGGAGGTAGGGAGAGAAAGGGGTAAGTGAGTGAGGGGTTGAGGGGGCAAGATCACTGGTTGAGCCAACCATTCGCCTTAGGAGCTGGGATGACTGGGACCGGGACTCAGACTTCTTCCTCAGACACCAGCAGCCGGGAAGAGGAGAGGTGGGAAAAAGGAGAAACTGCAGTACAGAGAATGGATATTAAAGGATCTAAACTTGGTAGAGTGGAAGAGGAGATGGCCTTTGACAATTAAGGGAGCCCAGGGTGGGGCTTCAGGGCAAGAGTGAGGAGTGGTTCCCGGGAGGAGGCCACAGGGAGTCAGTGCTGAGCAGCACTGAGGGTCTCTTTGCAGGTTCTCATCtcttcattcaccaaatatttaccgagcacctactatgtgccaggtgctgtgctagagCCTGAGACAACAGTGGAGAACAGAGCAAAGAGACCTGCCCTCAGGCAGCTTGCCTGCCAGCAGGGGCTGAGGCAATGTGAGTACCCTAGGTCCAGTTAATGCTGACGCTTTGGCCCTGGAGTCATCAGGCTTGGGCCACATTCAAACTCTGCCATCTGCTAGTTTGTGGTAGGAGTCAAGTCATATAACGTCCCAAGCTCCCATACAGTGGTGAATAAGCCGCTGTAACTTGGAACAGTGCTCTCCTAAAACTTACCTTCTCCTTGGGGAAACAGATGGTAAGCaagtgcagaaataaataaacaagatccTAGCAGCTGGTGATAAGCAGGATGACAGAAATGAAGCAGGGCCATCCAGGAAAGCTTCTATGAGGAAGGTCTGCAGACGAGATGGTGACCAGAGTTGGTGTCCAGAACAGCCTCTCAGCCTTGGACAGGACTTGTTGCTGTGCTCTGAGAATGATTTGGGGCCTTGACAGGTGCTTACCGCCTACCTGGACTACATGGAGGAGCTGGGCATGCTGCTGGGTGGAAGGCCAGCCTCCACACGGGAGCAGATGCGGCAGGTGCTGGAGCTGGAGATACAACTGGCCAACATCACAGTGCCCCAGGACCAGCGGCGGGATGAGGAGAAGATCTATCACAAGATGAGCATTGCAGAGCTGCAGGTGGGGCGGGCGGGGAATAGagacagctgggaggggccagccctggcacaCACCGCCTGGCTGCCCTTCATGCTATCTTCCTGAGGCAGCCAATCCTCTCCTCATTTCCATGCTTTTCTGAGCTTTTCAGCTGCGCTATTGCTATCCTGGAAAGAAAGTGTCCATTTTAGGCCACTCTCACTGGGCAATCCCTGGTTCCTTTCATGTTGCATGAGGATGCATAGAGGGATTATGTTAAAAATCTATAACAACTTGTACAAGATGTCCACAAAACAATCAGAAGAGATATGGAAGCATCTCCTGGAGGGCCCTTACTGTGCCAGGCATTGACCCTTTAGTTGTTGGATTATGGAGAAGTTGGGTAAGGGGAGTTCTAGGGGAGATGTCAGGTATGTAGGGGCCCTGGGTAGTATCAGGGGAGTGGTATCTTAACtactgttttgaaaatatttgactATCTGTGCCCCAGCTGAATATTACACATGATGGTTTTCCTTGTATAAGAAGtgattggggggctggccccgtggccgagtggttaagttcacacgctccgctgcaggtggcccagggtttcgttggttcgaatcctgggcgtggacatggcactgctcatcaaaccatgctgaggcagcatcacacatgccacaactagaaggacccacaacgaagaatatacaactatgtactggggactttggggagaaaaaggaaaaaaaataaaatctttaaaaaaaaaaagaagaagaagtgatTGGGCTCCCAGATTGTGGAGTAGTCAGGCCTGGAAAAGGGTTTATTGCAGGAAGGGGCTACCAAGCAGCAGGTAGCTGTTGCCATGACAATGGGAAGGGCTCCTAGGCTCCAGCACATCATTGGGGAAGGGGTTTgctggaaggcaggcaggcaggcatgCAGGgagatttgagatttttctgctTGCAGGCCCTGGCTCCCTCGATGGACTGGCTGGAGTTCCTGTCTTTCTTACTGTCACCACTGGAGCTGAGTGATTCTGAGCCCGTGGTGGTATATGGGATGGATTATTTGCAGCAGGTGTCAGAGCTCATCAACCGCACGGAGCCAAGGTCAGGGGGAGCCCAAGATGTGGATGGTGGGGCTCAGGGCTCTGTGTGGGTCCCAAGTAGGGACCAGGCATGGGGCACTGGCACAGCCAGACACAGagcagcatttgacaagaccctgGACCTTCCAAATACCAAACCGAATGTCTGTGGCCTATTCCCCTAGGCTGGGGCTTAAGGGGCCCACTTGTGATCTCTAGTCCCACACTTTGCCCCAACCTGACTTCCACAGGCAGGTGTGTGGTcccagggggagagagaggggttCTGGGATAGCTCCCACATATGCCTCTGGGGACTCCTGCTGCCTGCACATTGGTAGAGCTGGTTTGGCGTGGAAGTGGTACCCCGCCTGCTGTTGCCTTACATTCTGGTCTGGATGCCAGCATCCTGAATAACTACCTGATCTGGAACCTGGTGCAGAAGACAACCTCGAGCCTGGACCGCCGCTTTGAGTCTGCGCAAGAGAAGCTGCTGGAGACCCTCTATGGCACCAAGAAGGTAGGCTTTCTGATTCCGCCCCCATCTTCCGATCCAGTCTAGCTAATGCTTcatacctactgtgtgtcaggacCATTTGCCTCTGAGTTTAGTATAGAGCCCAGGATTAGGAGTCAAGCTGACTTGGGTTCCAATCCCAACACCTCCATTTTTTTAGTTTATGGGACCTTGGGCATGTCTGCCAGCCTCTCTGACTCTCCTTTCCTggtctgtaaaacaggaatatcTTTCAGAGTTGTCATGAGGACTAACTGAGTTAATGTAAGAAAGCATCTATCCAGTGCATGCTGTGTATAGGTACTCAGCTTTGGTGGTAATGGTGAAGAAGAAGATGAATAAATGCAGTTCTTAGTTTCAAGATGCCCCGTTAAGTAGGGGAAGTGGACATGTAAACAAACATTATATTTTGGGGTGATAAGTGCTCATATTGAGTGAAAGACCTTCTTTGTGCTATAGGACAGAGGTGGGAACAGCACATTCTACCTGGAGGGATGGGGGGCTTTAGGAAAGgcttctctgaagaggtgacatttgaagaTTGAGTTCACCAAGAAAGCAAGGGAGAagggcattccagacagaaggaatagGATGTGCAAATTCCCAGAGGCCAGAAGGAGCATGGTGGGTTTGCATGTGGTCTGGTATGAGCTTGAGAACAGGGCACCGAGAGGCTGGGGGTGGTGAGGTGGGCCTGGGGCAGTCCATGAAGGGACCTGAATGCTGAGAAGTCTGGCCTTGATTCTTTCAGGAATGGGGAACCATGGgatggttttaagcagaggagtaacCCGGTTAGATTTATGTATTAGATCATCTTTCTGGGAGCTAAATGGAAGATGGTGGGGAATGTCAGAGGAGGGGATGAGAATGTGGAGTCAGAGTGTCTAGTTAGGAGGTCACTGCAATCTTCAGGCAAGATGAGAGGGTTGTAGGGCAGACAAGTGGCAATGGGGTGGACAGGCGAGATGGTTAAGAAAAGTAGGAGGTGGAGGAACCTGGTGATTCCCAGGTTTCTGGCACAGGAGACTGACTGGATATAGGACCAAGAAATGGAGCTGAGCAAAGAAATGTCTGGCCCCCAATGGGCCTCTTAGAAACTTAAGAGGAGGAGAGTGCTGAGAACAGAGTGGGCAGCACACGTGTTCCTCCTGAGGTTTCACTGCTGGAGTTGGCAAACTTTGTGATATTTGCTTTCGTTTTCCCTGGAGTCTGAGGGAGAGATGGCACCCAAAACCCGGGCCTGCTATGTCCAGAGCTGAGAGGGGCTGGtcccagagacagagaaaggcccTCAGACTGGAGGACAAAGCTATCTCTGTGAGGCCTGACTCTTTGTCCCTTACAGTCCTGCATGCCAAGGTGGCAGACCTGCGTCTCCAACACGGATGACGCCCTTGGCTTCGCTTTGGGCTCCCTCTTTGTGAAGGCCACGTTTGACCGGCAAAGCAAGGAAATTGTGAGTCCACGAGGTTCTTCCGACACCACCTCTTGTTTTAGTTAAAATTCACTGTTCatattgggtgcatatatataggaaaaaaaaaactggaaagaaattcATCAACAAATTAACAGTGATTACTTTGGGTGGTGTGATTAAGAGGGATTCTTTTGGTCCTTtaaagttttctgtattttccaaattttctacaatgagttTGTGTTACctatataattagaaaaataatatttatttgtttattaggAGATGATAATGAATGTAATTAAAGTACTACTTACAAGGATGTTTATGGCAGTGTTGTTTATAttggggaaaatgaaaacactttaaGTGTCCAATCATAGAggactggaaaaataaattgtggttAGGATGGATTATGAGGCAGCCTTAAAACTGATGATCATTAACTTCAAAAAAGTAggttgtaaaataaatttatgttgtacaACATAATTCCGTATTATATATGTCTATCTGGGCAAGAAAAGACACTAGAAGCAgaaaatcaaaatgttaaaagGAGTTATCTCTGAGTGATAGGATTATAAGTGGTCTATTTACTTCAACTCTTctcaattttccaaattttctgctaTTGATGCCTTCCTTTcacaaacatataaaaatcaacatgtatattaaattataatttagtaAGTTCAGTTAACTTATTGCCAATTAAAATTTTGGTTAATTAGAAGAAAAGCCAACCACAATCGCAGTACCTTCACAAATCGTGTTTCCTTCTCATCCTCCTCAGATGCTCAGCCTAGTTCAGGAGTCTGGGCACTCCCACATGTTCCCCTGGAAGGAGGGGGATGGGGCACTAGGGTAGACGGGGAGAAAGGATGCGTTAATGGGAGTAGGAGGCCGACTTGTGCCCCGTCCCTCCCAGGCAGAGGGGATGATCAGCGAGATCCGGACGGCCTTTGAGGATGCCCTGGGACAGCTGGTTTGGATGGATGAGAAGACCCGCCAGGCGGCCAAGGAGAAAGTGAGCCGTGGCCAGGGTTGGGGCGCCATctggaggtggggatggaggaTACAGGTTTTTTGGGAGCCTGTGGAGGGAAACCCTTAACCTGGTCTTTTCAGGCAGAAGCCATCTATGACATGATTGGTTTCCCAGACTTCATCCTGgaacccaaagagctggatgatGTTTATGATGGGGTGAGTACCTCTGCTCACCAGGCCTGAGCTTCAGCCCCGGGTGGGGACACTATTCTCTGGGCTCAGTAATCAGGGCTCGAGCCCTGGAAGAGAAGGAGGTGCTCATTGGATCCTTTCAGGGGCAAGTGCAGGCAACCAACGTTGCTCAAGTGctggctctgtgccaggctgCAGACCAGACAGCAGTAGAATGCAGTGTTAACAGGCAGGGATTTGTAGTCAAACCTGAGTCAGATCCTGTTCCTACCCTTACCTAACcgtgtaaccttggacaagttatatACCCTCGctggggctcagtttcttcatctgtaaaatgggggtgctATTTTACATAGGTCCACAGGTGCTCTTTAAATGTTGGCAATTATTATTCACTAGATattttactcccattttacacttgaggaaactgaggctcagagaggtgctaATTGGTAGCCAAACTGGGACTATTATCTTCTCCAATGTGTTTTCTCACTTGCTTCCTACTTCCTGCCATTCTCATAGTATGAAGTCTCTGAAGATTCCTTCTTCCAGAACATGTTGAATCTGTACAACTTCTCTGCTAAAGTGATGGCTGACCAGCTCCGCAAGCCTCCCAGCCGGGACCAGTGAGCATGGGGGCCGCAGACACATGGGGGCAGCAGGAGAGGTGGGGGAGGtttccagggctgggggaagggaatcGCAAGACTGATCCCAAACCAGAGGCACAATGTCCTTGCAGGAGGTAGGTCAGGACTGCTGGGCTGCGAGGGGCATCGGGGGGTCAGGAggctcagcctctccctcttcccccaggTGGAGCATGACCCCCCAGACAGTGAATGCCTACTACCTTCCAACCAAGAATGAAATTGTCTTCCCTGCCGGCATCCTGCAGGCCCCCTTCTACGCCCGTAACCACCCCAAGTGTGtctgaggcaggaggggctgggtgctggggcctgggcctgcgggtgagctgggggcagggctggaagTAGGATCTGCAAGCCCCCTCTCCATGTCCTCACTCAGCATTCCTCACTTACCAGGGCTCTGAACTTTGGTGGCATCGGTGTGGTGATGGGCCACGAGTTGACACATGCCTTTGATGACCAAGGTAGAGGCTCATGGAGTTGTCCCCCCTAGCTTAGAATTCCCAGTGGTTCCTGCAGGGCCTTGAGATGTTGGGAGCAGGCCCCAGGGACCCTGGAGTCTGTGAACTAGGGCTGGGAGGGGTGCTCCTGCCTCCAAGGGTTGAGCTCTGGTCTCCATGGGGTGCAAAGTTTAGTTTTCCTCAGGGCGCGAGTATGACAAGGAAGGGAACCTG harbors:
- the ECE2 gene encoding endothelin-converting enzyme 2 isoform X7 encodes the protein MVEYKRATLRDEDAPETPVEGGASPDAVEVGFRKRTRYFLSSRTQLELVLAGVSLLLAALLLGCFVALGVQYHRDPSHSTCLTEACIQVAGKILESLDRGMSPCEDFYQFSCGGWIRRNPLPDGRSRWNTFNSLWDQNQAILKHLLENTTFNSSSEAERKTQRFYLSCLQVERIEELGAQPLRDLIDKIGGWNVTGPWDQDNFMEVLKAVAGTYRATPFFTVYVSADSKSSNSNVIQVDQSGLFLPSRDYYLNRTANEKVLTAYLDYMEELGMLLGGRPASTREQMRQVLELEIQLANITVPQDQRRDEEKIYHKMSIAELQALAPSMDWLEFLSFLLSPLELSDSEPVVVYGMDYLQQVSELINRTEPSILNNYLIWNLVQKTTSSLDRRFESAQEKLLETLYGTKKSCMPRWQTCVSNTDDALGFALGSLFVKATFDRQSKEIAEGMISEIRTAFEDALGQLVWMDEKTRQAAKEKAEAIYDMIGFPDFILEPKELDDVYDGYEVSEDSFFQNMLNLYNFSAKVMADQLRKPPSRDQWSMTPQTVNAYYLPTKNEIVFPAGILQAPFYARNHPKALNFGGIGVVMGHELTHAFDDQGREYDKEGNLRPWWQNESLAAFRNHTACMEEQYSQYQVNGEKLNGRQTLGENIADNGGLKAAYNAYKAWLRKHGEEQQLPAVGLTNHQLFFVGFAQVLPSWEAQRLPLSQSLLGVSLEVLGHAGKGLGHGAKDGIWIVVWEGLMPGASRLGPWKRVRRPEGELFRRLLQISEGRAALLEGAGGGGQD
- the ECE2 gene encoding endothelin-converting enzyme 2 isoform X13, with product MASLGAPAPQPELPEQNCEYREVQYWDQRYRSAADSAPYEWFGDFSSFRALLEPELRPEDRILVLGCGNSALSYELYLGGFPDVTSVDYSSVVVAAMRARYAHVPKLRWETMDVRALGFPSGSFDVVLEKGTLDALLAGEQDPWTVSSEGVHTVDQVLSEMVEYKRATLRDEDAPETPVEGGASPDAVEVGFRKRTRYFLSSRTQLELVLAGVSLLLAALLLGCFVALGVQYHRDPSHSTCLTEACIQVAGKILESLDRGMSPCEDFYQFSCGGWIRRNPLPDGRSRWNTFNSLWDQNQAILKHLLENTTFNSSSEAERKTQRFYLSCLQVERIEELGAQPLRDLIDKIGGWNVTGPWDQDNFMEVLKAVAGTYRATPFFTVYVSADSKSSNSNVIQVDQSGLFLPSRDYYLNRTANEKVLTAYLDYMEELGMLLGGRPASTREQMRQVLELEIQLANITVPQDQRRDEEKIYHKMSIAELQALAPSMDWLEFLSFLLSPLELSDSEPVVVYGMDYLQQVSELINRTEPSILNNYLIWNLVQKTTSSLDRRFESAQEKLLETLYGTKKSCMPRWQTCVSNTDDALGFALGSLFVKATFDRQSKEIAEGMISEIRTAFEDALGQLVWMDEKTRQAAKEKAEAIYDMIGFPDFILEPKELDDVYDGYEVSEDSFFQNMLNLYNFSAKVMADQLRKPPSRDQWSMTPQTVNAYYLPTKNEIVFPAGILQAPFYARNHPKALNFGGIGVVMGHELTHAFDDQGREYDKEGNLRPWWQNESLAAFRNHTACMEEQYSQYQVNGEKLNGRQTLGENIADNGGLKAAYNAYKAWLRKHGEEQQLPAVGLTNHQLFFVGFAQVWCSVRTPESSHEGLVTDPHSPARFRVLGTLSNSRDFLRHFGCPVGSPMNPGQLCEVW
- the ECE2 gene encoding endothelin-converting enzyme 2 isoform X10, translated to MVEYKRATLRDEDAPETPVEGGASPDAVEVGKGVLPFPPGPSPAMTPGTSRSSGLAWKPTCPYLRSISGLCARTMVGFRKRTRYFLSSRTQLELVLAGVSLLLAALLLGCFVALGVQYHRDPSHSTCLTEACIQVAGKILESLDRGMSPCEDFYQFSCGGWIRRNPLPDGRSRWNTFNSLWDQNQAILKHLLENTTFNSSSEAERKTQRFYLSCLQVERIEELGAQPLRDLIDKIGGWNVTGPWDQDNFMEVLKAVAGTYRATPFFTVYVSADSKSSNSNVIQVDQSGLFLPSRDYYLNRTANEKVLTAYLDYMEELGMLLGGRPASTREQMRQVLELEIQLANITVPQDQRRDEEKIYHKMSIAELQALAPSMDWLEFLSFLLSPLELSDSEPVVVYGMDYLQQVSELINRTEPSILNNYLIWNLVQKTTSSLDRRFESAQEKLLETLYGTKKSCMPRWQTCVSNTDDALGFALGSLFVKATFDRQSKEIAEGMISEIRTAFEDALGQLVWMDEKTRQAAKEKAEAIYDMIGFPDFILEPKELDDVYDGYEVSEDSFFQNMLNLYNFSAKVMADQLRKPPSRDQALNFGGIGVVMGHELTHAFDDQGREYDKEGNLRPWWQNESLAAFRNHTACMEEQYSQYQVNGEKLNGRQTLGENIADNGGLKAAYNAYKAWLRKHGEEQQLPAVGLTNHQLFFVGFAQVWCSVRTPESSHEGLVTDPHSPARFRVLGTLSNSRDFLRHFGCPVGSPMNPGQLCEVW
- the ECE2 gene encoding endothelin-converting enzyme 2 isoform X6, whose protein sequence is MSVALQELGGGGNMVEYKRATLRDEDAPETPVEGGASPDAVEVGFRKRTRYFLSSRTQLELVLAGVSLLLAALLLGCFVALGVQYHRDPSHSTCLTEACIQVAGKILESLDRGMSPCEDFYQFSCGGWIRRNPLPDGRSRWNTFNSLWDQNQAILKHLLENTTFNSSSEAERKTQRFYLSCLQVERIEELGAQPLRDLIDKIGGWNVTGPWDQDNFMEVLKAVAGTYRATPFFTVYVSADSKSSNSNVIQVDQSGLFLPSRDYYLNRTANEKVLTAYLDYMEELGMLLGGRPASTREQMRQVLELEIQLANITVPQDQRRDEEKIYHKMSIAELQALAPSMDWLEFLSFLLSPLELSDSEPVVVYGMDYLQQVSELINRTEPSILNNYLIWNLVQKTTSSLDRRFESAQEKLLETLYGTKKSCMPRWQTCVSNTDDALGFALGSLFVKATFDRQSKEIAEGMISEIRTAFEDALGQLVWMDEKTRQAAKEKAEAIYDMIGFPDFILEPKELDDVYDGYEVSEDSFFQNMLNLYNFSAKVMADQLRKPPSRDQWSMTPQTVNAYYLPTKNEIVFPAGILQAPFYARNHPKALNFGGIGVVMGHELTHAFDDQGREYDKEGNLRPWWQNESLAAFRNHTACMEEQYSQYQVNGEKLNGRQTLGENIADNGGLKAAYNAYKAWLRKHGEEQQLPAVGLTNHQLFFVGFAQVLPSWEAQRLPLSQSLLGVSLEVLGHAGKGLGHGAKDGIWIVVWEGLMPGASRLGPWKRVRRPEGELFRRLLQISEGRAALLEGAGGGGQD
- the ECE2 gene encoding endothelin-converting enzyme 2 isoform X2; the encoded protein is MVEYKRATLRDEDAPETPVEGGASPDAVEVGKGVLPFPPGPSPAMTPGTSRSSGLAWKPTCPYLRSISGLCARTMVGFRKRTRYFLSSRTQLELVLAGVSLLLAALLLGCFVALGVQYHRDPSHSTCLTEACIQVAGKILESLDRGMSPCEDFYQFSCGGWIRRNPLPDGRSRWNTFNSLWDQNQAILKHLLENTTFNSSSEAERKTQRFYLSCLQVERIEELGAQPLRDLIDKIGGWNVTGPWDQDNFMEVLKAVAGTYRATPFFTVYVSADSKSSNSNVIQVDQSGLFLPSRDYYLNRTANEKVLTAYLDYMEELGMLLGGRPASTREQMRQVLELEIQLANITVPQDQRRDEEKIYHKMSIAELQALAPSMDWLEFLSFLLSPLELSDSEPVVVYGMDYLQQVSELINRTEPSILNNYLIWNLVQKTTSSLDRRFESAQEKLLETLYGTKKSCMPRWQTCVSNTDDALGFALGSLFVKATFDRQSKEIAEGMISEIRTAFEDALGQLVWMDEKTRQAAKEKAEAIYDMIGFPDFILEPKELDDVYDGYEVSEDSFFQNMLNLYNFSAKVMADQLRKPPSRDQWSMTPQTVNAYYLPTKNEIVFPAGILQAPFYARNHPKALNFGGIGVVMGHELTHAFDDQGREYDKEGNLRPWWQNESLAAFRNHTACMEEQYSQYQVNGEKLNGRQTLGENIADNGGLKAAYNAYKAWLRKHGEEQQLPAVGLTNHQLFFVGFAQVLPSWEAQRLPLSQSLLGVSLEVLGHAGKGLGHGAKDGIWIVVWEGLMPGASRLGPWKRVRRPEGELFRRLLQISEGRAALLEGAGGGGQD